The following are encoded in a window of Peromyscus leucopus breed LL Stock chromosome X, UCI_PerLeu_2.1, whole genome shotgun sequence genomic DNA:
- the Slitrk4 gene encoding SLIT and NTRK-like protein 4 — protein MFLCLFLIVSALISSTNTDSDISVEICNVCSCVSVENVLYVNCEKVSVYRPNQLKPPWSNFYHLNFQNNFLNILYPNTFVNFSHAVSLHLGNNKLQNIEGGAFLGLSALKQLHLNNNELKILRADTFLGIENLEYLQADYNLIKYIERGAFNKLHKLKVLILNDNLISFLPDNIFRFASLTHLDIRGNRIQKLPYIGVLEHIGRVVELQLEDNPWNCSCDLLPLKAWLENMPYNIYIGEAICETPSDLYGRLLKETNKQELCPMGTGSDFDVRILPPSQLENGYTTPNGHTTQTTLHRLVTKPPKTTNPSKISGIVAGKALSNRNLSQIVSYQTRVPPLTPCPAPCFCKTHPSDLGLSVNCQEKNIQSMSELIPKPLNAKKLHINGNNIKDVDISDFTEFEGLDLLHLGSNQITVIKGEVFHNLTNLRRLYLNGNQIERLDPEIFSGLHNLQYLYLEYNLIKEILAGTFDSMPNLQLLYLNNNLLKSLPVYIFSGAPLARLNLRNNKFMYLPVSGVLDQLQSLTQIDLEGNPWDCTCDLVALKLWLEKLNDGIVVKELKCETPVQFANIELKSLKNEILCPKLLNKPFAPFTSPAPAIAFTTPLGPIRSPPGGPVPLSILILSILVVLILTVFVAFCLLVFVLRRNKKPTVKHEGLGNPECGSMQLQLRKHDHKTNKKDGLSTEAFIPQTIEQMSKSHTCGLKESETGFMFSDPPGQKIMMRNAADKDKDLLHVDTRKRLSTIDELDELFPSRDSNVFIQNFLESKKEYNSIGVSGFEIRYPEKQQDKKNKKSLIGGNHSKIVVEQRKSEYFELKAKLQSSPDYLQVLEEQTALNKI, from the coding sequence ATGTTTCTTTGCCTCTTTCTGATTGTGTCAGCCCTGATTTCTTCAACAAATACAGATTCTGACATATCAGTGGAAATTTGCAATGTGTGCTCCTGCGTGTCAGTAGAGAATGTGCTCTATGTCAACTGTGAGAAGGTTTCAGTCTACAGACCAAACCAGCTGAAACCACCTTGGTCTAATTTTTATCACCTCAATTTccaaaacaatttcttaaatatCCTCTATCCAAATACATTTGTAAACTTTTCACATGCAGTATCTCTGCATCTGGGAAATAATAAGCTGCAGAACATTGAGGGAGGAGCCTTTCTCGGGCTCAGTGCATTAAAGCAGTTGCACTTGAACAACAATGAATTAAAGATTCTCCGAGCTGACACTTTCCTTGGCATAGAGAACTTGGAGTATCTCCAAGCTGACTACAATTTAATCAAGTATATTGAACGAGGAGCCTTCAATAAGCTCCACAAACTGAAAGTTCTCATTCTTAATGACAATCTTATTTCATTCCTTCCTGATAATATTTTTCGATTCGCATCTTTAACCCATCTGGATATACGAGGAAACAGAATCCAGAAGCTCCCCTATATTGGAGTTCTGGAACACATTGGCCGGGTTGTTGAATTGCAGCTGGAAGATAACCCTTGGAACTGTAGCTGTGATTTGTTGCCTCTAAAGGCTTGGTTGGAGAATATGCCATATAACATTTATATAGGAGAAGCTATTTGTGAAACTCCCAGTGACTTATATGGAAGGCTTTTAAAGGAAACCAACAAGCAAGAATTATGTCCCATGGGCACAGGGAGTGATTTTGATGTTCGCATTCTGCCTCCATCTCAACTGGAAAATGGCTACACCACTCCCAATGGTCACACTACTCAAACAACCTTGCACAGATTAGTGACCAAACCACCCAAAACAACAAATCCTTCCAAAATCTCTGGAATAGTGGCAGGCAAAGCCCTCTCCAACAGAAATCTCAGTCAAATTGTGTCATACCAAACGAGAGTGCCTCCTCTTACACCTTGCCCGGCACCTTGCTTTTGCAAAACACATCCTTCTGATTTGGGGCTGAGTGTAAATTGCCAAGAGAAAAATATACAATCCATGTCTGAACTGATACCAAAACCTTTAAATGCCAAGAAGTTGCATATCAATGGCAATAACATCAAAGATGTGGACATTTCAGACTTCACTGAGTTTGAAGGACTAGATTTGCTCCATTTAGGCAGCAATCAGATTACGGTGATCAAAGGAGAAGTGTTCCACAATCTGACCAATCTACGCAGGCTTTATCTCAATGGAAATCAGATCGAAAGGCTGGACCCTGAAATATTTTCAGGCCTTCATAACCTACAGTATCTGTATTTGGAATACAACTTGATTAAGGAAATCTTAGCAGGCACCTTTGACTCCATGCCCAATTTGCAGCTTCTGTACTTGAACAATAATCTCTTAAAGAGCCTTCCAGTTTACATTTTTTCTGGAGCACCCCTTGCTAGATTGAACCTGAGGAACAACAAATTCATGTACCTACCTGTCAGTGGAGTCCTCGATCAGTTGCAGTCTCTTACACAAATTGATTTGGAGGGCAACCCTTGGGACTGCACTTGTGACTTGGTAGCCTTAAAGCTGTGGCTGGAGAAGTTAAATGATGGGATTGTTGTGAAAGAACTGAAATGTGAGACTCCTGTTCAGTTTGCCAACATTGAATTGAAGTCCCTCAAAAATGAAATCTTATGTCCTAAACTCCTAAACAAGCCATTTGCACCGTTCACTAGCCCTGCACCTGCAATTGCGTTCACCACTCCACTGGGTCCCATTCGAAGCCCTCCTGGGGGCCCAGTGCCTCTGTCTATTTTAATCTTAAGTATCTTGGTGGTCCTCATTTTAACTGTCTTTGTTGCATTTTGCCTTCTTGTTTTTGTGCTGAGACGCAACAAGAAACCCACAGTGAAGCACGAAGGTTTGGGGAATCCTGAGTGTGGCTCCATGCAGCTGCAACTAAGGAAGCATGAccacaaaactaataaaaaagatGGACTGAGCACAGAAGCATTCATTCCACAAACCATAGAACAGATGAGCAAGAGCCACACCTGTGGCCTGAAAGAATCTGAAACTGGGTTCATGTTTTCAGATCCTCCGGGACAGAAGATCATGATGAGAAATGCAGCTGACAAAGACAAAGATTTGCTGCATGTAGATaccaggaagagattgagcacaATTGATGAACTGGATGAACTATTCCCTAGCAGAGATTCCAACGTGTTTATTCAGAATTTTCTTGAAAGCAAAAAGGAGTATAACAGTATTGGTGTCAGTGGCTTTGAGATTCGCTATCCAGAAAAAcaacaagataaaaaaaacaagaagtcaCTGATAGGTGGTAACCACAGTAAAATTGTTGTGGAACAAAGGAAGAGTGAGTATTTTGAACTGAAGGCAAAACTTCAGAGTTCTCCTGACTACCTACAGGTCCTTGAGGAGCAAACCGCTTTGAACAAGATATAG